In Candidatus Contubernalis alkalaceticus, the following proteins share a genomic window:
- a CDS encoding glycosyltransferase: MYTVVLVTRTRWTELPRIRHQLARQLARFYRVLFVETPVYGEAKTPTRVEEVEKNIIRCSLGGQMSLPVKLQHYFPPAHRIMEKLWVKEIHRVLQGYGEYPLILFNFNYDFMEIMNSDKFVLKIYFCNDDFPAMVNNSISRRIVWGQQHKTASRADLCLAVSYPLVEALKKSNGQTRLFLPGHDLKELKSISAVRPKGSKIRLSFMGYIGNRLEFEWLLEAAAQPDMEVHLVGPLEEIDPGLMERLTQQDSLHIHPPMFDEPLNEILETMDVLVIPYKISFQDVLAITAPNKFFKYLALGKPVVISNMPHFIQFSEGVIYRADSAEAFVKQVRTAFQEDSPEKREQRFKISEENTWDKRGLEIKQIIEDIL, from the coding sequence TTGTATACTGTAGTTCTTGTAACCCGAACCCGCTGGACAGAACTGCCCAGGATCAGGCATCAGCTGGCCCGGCAGCTGGCCCGGTTCTACCGGGTGCTCTTTGTAGAGACTCCTGTGTATGGGGAGGCGAAAACTCCTACCCGGGTAGAAGAAGTGGAGAAAAATATAATTCGGTGTTCCCTGGGGGGGCAGATGAGCCTTCCGGTAAAGCTGCAGCACTATTTTCCTCCGGCTCACCGCATTATGGAAAAATTATGGGTGAAGGAAATTCACCGGGTGCTGCAGGGCTATGGAGAATATCCCCTGATCCTGTTTAACTTTAATTATGATTTTATGGAGATTATGAATTCTGATAAGTTTGTTTTGAAGATATATTTTTGCAACGACGATTTTCCCGCCATGGTAAACAACTCCATTTCCCGGCGGATTGTCTGGGGGCAGCAGCATAAAACGGCCTCCCGGGCGGATTTATGCCTGGCGGTTTCTTATCCTCTGGTGGAGGCTCTAAAAAAGAGCAATGGTCAGACCCGTCTGTTCCTTCCAGGCCATGACCTGAAAGAATTAAAGAGCATTTCTGCGGTAAGGCCAAAGGGCTCAAAGATTAGGTTGAGTTTTATGGGCTATATCGGTAACCGCCTGGAGTTTGAATGGCTTCTAGAGGCAGCAGCCCAGCCGGACATGGAGGTTCACCTGGTGGGCCCCCTGGAGGAAATAGATCCCGGTTTGATGGAAAGGCTTACACAACAGGACTCCTTACATATTCATCCGCCTATGTTTGATGAGCCATTAAATGAAATATTAGAAACTATGGATGTTTTGGTGATTCCCTATAAGATATCCTTTCAGGATGTGCTTGCCATCACCGCTCCCAACAAATTTTTTAAGTATTTAGCCCTGGGAAAGCCGGTGGTAATTTCCAATATGCCGCACTTTATTCAGTTTTCAGAAGGTGTAATTTACCGGGCTGATTCTGCCGAGGCCTTTGTAAAGCAGGTGAGAACCGCTTTTCAAGAGGATTCCCCTGAGAAAAGGGAACAACGATTTAAAATCAGTGAAGAGAACACCTGGGATAAAAGAGGCCTGGAAATTAAGCAGATTATTGAAGATATACTTTGA
- a CDS encoding glycosyltransferase family 4 protein, which translates to MAAINILAFSGEYLPGYKGGGPIRTLANMVDHLGEDFSFHIIAGDRDLGDLDPYPGVITDSWQTVGKARVYYLSSENRSMKALGELINSTPHDIIYLSSFFSPVFTIKPLILRRRGLIPRVPLLIAPRGQFSSGAMKIKMRKKLFYLTLSKRLGLFKQVVWQASSPYEKEDILRCMGSSVNIWVAPDLPLLPPTGVDSRREGESPREKAPGLLKVIFLSRVSPMKNLKGALEILKDTDGKIQLDIVGPLEDQDYWGECQKIIRGMPENITVGYKGTLPHDQVTSTFKEYHLFFLPTLGENFGHVILESLAAGCPVLISDRTLWRDLEKNGVGWALPLENPGLFREALETMVAMEGKTHRQMSQRAVEYGLRFCRDESILEKNRQLFIQCLG; encoded by the coding sequence ATGGCTGCAATAAATATCTTGGCTTTTTCAGGGGAATACCTGCCCGGTTACAAGGGGGGAGGGCCCATTCGCACCCTGGCCAACATGGTGGACCACCTGGGGGAAGATTTTTCTTTTCATATCATCGCCGGGGACCGGGATCTGGGGGATTTGGACCCTTATCCGGGGGTTATCACAGATTCCTGGCAGACTGTGGGGAAGGCCCGGGTCTATTACCTTTCATCAGAAAACAGGTCTATGAAAGCCCTGGGGGAGTTAATCAACAGCACTCCCCATGATATTATATATCTGAGCAGCTTCTTTTCACCGGTGTTCACCATCAAGCCTTTAATTCTCAGGCGCCGGGGGTTAATTCCCAGGGTTCCCCTGCTAATTGCTCCCCGGGGGCAGTTTTCCTCGGGGGCCATGAAGATAAAAATGAGAAAAAAATTGTTTTACCTTACATTGTCCAAAAGGCTGGGGCTTTTTAAACAAGTTGTCTGGCAGGCTTCCAGCCCCTATGAAAAAGAGGATATCCTTCGCTGTATGGGCAGCAGTGTGAATATTTGGGTGGCCCCGGACCTGCCTCTTCTCCCCCCCACCGGGGTGGATTCTCGCCGGGAAGGGGAGAGTCCCAGGGAAAAAGCGCCGGGCTTATTAAAGGTAATTTTTTTATCCCGGGTATCCCCCATGAAGAATTTGAAGGGTGCTTTAGAAATATTAAAAGACACCGATGGAAAGATACAGCTGGATATAGTGGGCCCTCTGGAGGATCAGGATTATTGGGGAGAATGTCAGAAAATTATCAGAGGGATGCCGGAAAATATTACTGTGGGATACAAGGGCACACTGCCCCATGATCAGGTAACTTCTACCTTCAAGGAATACCATTTGTTTTTTTTGCCAACACTGGGGGAAAACTTCGGTCATGTGATTTTAGAGTCCCTGGCGGCGGGCTGTCCGGTTTTAATCAGCGACCGAACCCTTTGGAGGGATTTGGAAAAGAACGGTGTGGGTTGGGCACTGCCCCTGGAAAACCCCGGACTCTTTAGGGAGGCCCTGGAGACTATGGTGGCTATGGAGGGAAAAACCCACCGGCAGATGTCCCAAAGGGCCGTGGAGTACGGGTTGCGTTTTTGCCGGGATGAAAGTATACTGGAAAAAAACCGCCAGCTTTTCATCCAATGCCTTGGGTAG
- a CDS encoding Gfo/Idh/MocA family protein, whose product MTFNFAFLGCSNIAAKHALSLEKIPEAKLVAVCDIDPEKARAFGEKHEVKWYTDYRDMIKEQEIDVISILTPSGLHGKNIIELAPYGRHLMVEKPLALKLDEADEAIKACDENGIKLFVVQQNRFNPPIVKLKETIEQGKFGRLVMGTVRVRWCRPQHYYDQSKWRGTWAMDGGVLTNQASHHIDMLSWLMGPVESVMCMTDTFLADIEAEDTGIAVIRFANKALGIIEATTATRPKDLEGSISILGEKGSVEVGGFFMNEIKTWEFIGMTEEDKAQLENYRQNPNVPAWNHTEYIKDVIHSLKDNVKGLVDGLDGRKSLELINALYESAETRKEIFLRFKPKKCRLGQEVVG is encoded by the coding sequence ATGACTTTTAATTTTGCATTCCTGGGCTGCAGCAATATTGCCGCCAAACATGCATTGTCCCTGGAGAAAATTCCCGAAGCAAAGCTGGTGGCAGTCTGTGATATTGACCCCGAAAAGGCCAGAGCTTTTGGAGAGAAGCATGAGGTAAAATGGTACACCGATTATCGGGATATGATAAAAGAACAGGAAATCGACGTAATAAGCATTCTGACCCCCAGCGGCCTGCACGGTAAGAATATCATTGAACTGGCGCCCTACGGCCGGCATCTGATGGTGGAAAAACCCTTGGCCTTAAAGCTGGATGAAGCGGATGAAGCCATAAAAGCCTGTGATGAGAATGGAATCAAACTATTTGTGGTACAGCAGAACCGGTTTAACCCCCCCATCGTCAAATTAAAAGAAACTATTGAACAGGGTAAGTTTGGCCGCCTGGTCATGGGGACCGTGAGGGTAAGGTGGTGCAGGCCTCAGCATTATTACGACCAGTCCAAGTGGAGGGGAACCTGGGCCATGGACGGTGGAGTTTTAACCAACCAGGCCAGCCATCATATTGATATGCTTTCCTGGCTCATGGGCCCCGTAGAAAGCGTCATGTGCATGACCGATACCTTTCTGGCGGATATCGAAGCGGAGGACACCGGCATTGCCGTAATCCGCTTTGCCAATAAAGCCTTAGGTATTATTGAAGCAACCACGGCCACCCGCCCTAAAGATCTGGAGGGCTCCATCAGCATCCTGGGAGAAAAGGGCAGTGTGGAAGTGGGAGGGTTCTTTATGAATGAAATTAAGACCTGGGAATTTATAGGCATGACTGAAGAAGATAAGGCCCAGCTGGAAAACTACCGCCAAAACCCCAATGTCCCAGCCTGGAACCATACGGAATATATTAAAGATGTAATTCACAGCCTAAAGGATAATGTAAAAGGCCTGGTGGACGGCCTAGACGGCCGCAAATCCCTGGAACTGATCAATGCCCTTTATGAATCTGCAGAAACCAGAAAGGAAATTTTCCTTAGGTTTAAACCTAAAAAATGCAGATTGGGACAGGAGGTAGTTGGGTAG
- a CDS encoding DegT/DnrJ/EryC1/StrS family aminotransferase, with protein MDNKKVPFVDLKVQYLTLKDEIDEAMQKVIMNTQFIQGEEVSLFEKEFANFCGCQYCVGVGNGTDALTIALQGLGVGPGDEVITVANTFIATTESISQVGAKPVMLDIDPATYNMDLNLLESAITEKTKAILPVHLYGLPVDMDRLLEIAEKYNLKVIEDCAQAHGATYKGKKIGSFGDAGCFSFFPAKNLGCFGDGGAVTTNNAEAEERIRMLANHGRKEKFTHEIEGCNSRLDNLQAAVLRVKLKHLSRWNEMRREAAAAYDLGFKEVKNVITPAVPSNDYKHVYHLYVIRTEDREGLKNFLGQNNIASGIHYPVPLHKQPAYNYLDLDPEKFKEAEKAADSILSLPMYPYIEKDSVHRVIEMVKQFVG; from the coding sequence ATGGATAATAAAAAAGTGCCATTTGTAGATTTGAAAGTGCAGTATCTTACCTTAAAGGATGAAATCGACGAAGCCATGCAGAAGGTAATTATGAACACACAGTTTATTCAAGGGGAAGAAGTTTCTTTATTTGAAAAAGAGTTTGCCAACTTTTGCGGCTGTCAGTACTGCGTGGGGGTGGGGAACGGCACCGATGCCCTGACCATCGCCCTACAGGGATTGGGAGTGGGCCCCGGGGATGAAGTGATCACCGTGGCTAATACCTTTATAGCCACCACCGAGTCCATATCCCAGGTGGGGGCAAAGCCGGTAATGTTGGATATTGACCCCGCAACCTATAATATGGATTTGAATTTATTAGAAAGTGCTATTACCGAAAAGACGAAAGCAATATTACCGGTTCACCTCTACGGCCTGCCGGTAGATATGGACAGGCTCCTGGAAATCGCTGAAAAATATAACTTGAAAGTGATAGAGGATTGTGCTCAGGCCCATGGAGCCACCTATAAGGGTAAAAAGATTGGTTCCTTTGGAGATGCCGGATGTTTTAGCTTTTTCCCGGCAAAAAATCTAGGTTGTTTCGGAGACGGCGGTGCTGTAACCACCAATAACGCTGAAGCAGAAGAAAGAATTAGAATGCTGGCCAATCACGGACGAAAAGAAAAGTTTACCCATGAGATAGAGGGATGCAACAGCCGGTTGGACAACCTGCAGGCCGCAGTGTTACGGGTGAAGCTAAAGCATCTTTCCCGCTGGAATGAAATGCGTCGGGAAGCAGCCGCTGCTTATGACCTAGGATTTAAAGAGGTAAAGAATGTAATTACCCCGGCAGTACCCTCAAATGATTATAAGCATGTTTACCATCTGTATGTAATCCGGACTGAGGATCGGGAAGGTTTAAAAAATTTCCTGGGTCAAAACAACATTGCCTCGGGAATTCATTATCCGGTCCCACTGCATAAGCAGCCGGCCTATAACTATTTGGATCTAGACCCCGAAAAATTTAAAGAGGCTGAAAAGGCTGCGGACAGCATCCTCTCCCTGCCCATGTATCCTTATATTGAGAAGGATTCAGTCCACAGAGTCATTGAGATGGTGAAGCAGTTTGTAGGGTAA
- a CDS encoding N-acetyltransferase has protein sequence MKDYIKGIHKNAVVSDTSSIGFYTIVYEDVVIGDNVTIGNSVIIYPGTVIKENVSVGDHTILGRPPVLSKSSTENRAGDFIPLVIQREAIIGAYVVINAGTTIGENATVADGASVRERCRVGENSLVGRGAVLENDVLLGNRVKIQTGAYITGYTVIEDDVFIAPKVVTTNDNYMGRTEKRFKEKKGPVIQRGARVGGNSLILPGVVIAPETFIAAGSLVTRDTQRGKLYMGRPCKIVREVPEEELLED, from the coding sequence TTGAAAGATTATATAAAGGGTATACATAAGAATGCCGTTGTTTCTGACACCAGCAGCATTGGGTTTTATACCATTGTTTATGAAGATGTGGTGATTGGAGATAATGTGACCATCGGAAACAGTGTTATTATTTATCCGGGCACCGTGATTAAAGAAAATGTCTCTGTGGGAGACCATACCATCCTGGGCCGGCCCCCGGTCTTAAGTAAAAGCAGCACAGAAAACCGGGCAGGGGATTTTATTCCCCTGGTGATTCAAAGGGAGGCCATTATCGGAGCGTATGTGGTTATCAATGCCGGGACTACCATCGGCGAAAACGCCACTGTGGCTGACGGTGCCTCGGTCAGGGAAAGGTGCCGGGTGGGGGAAAATTCCCTCGTCGGCAGAGGAGCGGTGCTGGAAAACGATGTGCTGCTGGGAAACCGGGTAAAAATCCAGACCGGTGCTTATATCACCGGCTATACAGTGATAGAGGACGATGTCTTCATTGCTCCCAAGGTGGTTACCACCAACGATAATTACATGGGACGGACAGAAAAAAGATTCAAGGAAAAGAAAGGCCCGGTAATTCAAAGGGGAGCCCGGGTCGGAGGCAATTCACTAATACTGCCGGGAGTAGTGATCGCCCCGGAAACCTTTATTGCCGCCGGTTCCCTGGTAACCAGGGATACCCAAAGGGGAAAACTGTATATGGGCCGCCCCTGTAAAATAGTTAGAGAGGTTCCCGAAGAAGAGCTTTTGGAGGATTAA
- the asnB gene encoding asparagine synthase (glutamine-hydrolyzing), with the protein MCGISAIFQTGGQAPVIGNIIEMTDIIRHRGPDGEGFVFLGQNEPLQAWCFGGAETPPPVYSAPYQYAPQKHFPGEAPTGAFASLGHRRLSIVDLTPSGHQPMCYGEGRYWITYNGEVYNHIELRRELEGLGHRFCSTSDTEVILAAYNQWGKECLSRFNGMFSFVLVDLTKGKVFAARDRFGIKPLYYWFSPKGFLAFASEIKQFTVLPGWDPSLNGQRVYDYLNWSLMDHTRETLFGEVFQLRGGEAVEAEFSKLGSPLPIYSWYRLNPAAFSGNLKEAAEEFQELLRDSIRLRLRADVAVGSCLSGGLDSSAIVCIANELLRQQGVNSLQKTFSAGSRVKKFDEGDYIKEVVKQTGVEAYYTYPTLEDLFEDLDALTWHQDEPLGSTSIFAQWCVFKLTSKNQVKVMLDGQGADEQLAGYHEFFPPRMAGLLLRFKWLSLWQELRAASDIHRSSPRHYLKQTASLLFPEGLRRTVQRLKGRGDPTSPDWLDMNKLGAAPEDTFFKSGNKAHSVGQLSYAQLTATSLPMLLHWEDRDSMAHSVESRVPFLDYRLVEFVLSLPDEYKIFQGTTKYVLRQSMKGVLPERIRLRQDKMAFVTPAEVWMKQQAPQWFISELKQAVEVSRGILTPRALDQLEQMLAGKIPFSYLTWRFISFGRWLKQFCISLP; encoded by the coding sequence ATGTGTGGTATATCAGCAATTTTTCAAACAGGGGGACAGGCCCCGGTTATCGGGAATATTATAGAAATGACAGACATAATTCGCCACCGGGGGCCCGATGGTGAGGGATTTGTGTTTCTGGGTCAAAATGAACCCCTCCAGGCCTGGTGCTTTGGCGGTGCGGAAACGCCCCCGCCGGTTTACAGCGCCCCCTATCAATACGCTCCGCAAAAACATTTCCCCGGAGAGGCCCCTACAGGTGCCTTTGCCTCCCTGGGACACCGGCGGCTGTCCATAGTTGACCTTACCCCCTCGGGCCACCAGCCAATGTGTTATGGGGAGGGCCGATACTGGATTACCTATAACGGAGAAGTGTACAACCATATAGAATTGCGAAGGGAATTGGAGGGTTTGGGGCATCGGTTCTGCTCCACCAGTGATACGGAAGTGATTTTAGCTGCCTACAACCAGTGGGGGAAGGAATGCCTGTCCCGCTTTAACGGCATGTTCTCCTTCGTGCTGGTGGACCTTACCAAAGGTAAAGTATTTGCAGCCCGGGACCGGTTTGGGATTAAGCCCCTTTACTACTGGTTTTCTCCTAAAGGGTTTTTGGCTTTCGCTTCAGAAATTAAGCAGTTTACCGTGCTGCCGGGATGGGATCCTTCCCTGAACGGACAGCGGGTTTATGATTATTTAAACTGGTCCCTGATGGACCATACCCGAGAAACTCTTTTTGGAGAGGTTTTTCAGCTGCGGGGGGGAGAAGCGGTAGAGGCTGAATTTTCAAAGCTTGGCAGTCCCCTGCCGATATATTCCTGGTACCGGTTAAACCCTGCCGCTTTTTCAGGAAATCTTAAGGAAGCTGCAGAGGAGTTTCAGGAACTGCTGCGGGATTCCATCCGGCTCCGGTTACGGGCAGATGTAGCTGTGGGGTCCTGCCTATCCGGCGGCCTGGATTCTTCTGCCATAGTCTGTATTGCCAATGAACTGCTGCGGCAGCAGGGAGTTAACTCACTGCAGAAGACCTTTTCTGCCGGTTCCCGGGTGAAGAAATTTGATGAAGGAGATTACATAAAAGAAGTGGTAAAACAAACCGGGGTGGAAGCATATTATACCTATCCTACCCTGGAAGACCTTTTTGAAGATTTAGATGCTTTAACCTGGCATCAAGATGAGCCTTTAGGTTCCACCAGCATCTTTGCCCAGTGGTGTGTCTTTAAGCTGACCTCAAAAAACCAGGTGAAGGTGATGTTGGATGGCCAGGGAGCCGACGAACAGCTGGCAGGATATCATGAGTTCTTTCCCCCCCGCATGGCCGGCCTTTTACTTCGGTTTAAGTGGCTTTCCTTATGGCAGGAATTACGGGCAGCCTCAGATATTCACCGGAGCAGTCCCCGGCATTACTTGAAGCAGACCGCCAGCCTGCTGTTTCCGGAGGGACTCCGGCGCACTGTGCAGCGGTTGAAGGGCAGGGGGGACCCTACTTCCCCTGATTGGCTGGACATGAATAAGCTGGGGGCAGCGCCTGAGGACACCTTTTTTAAATCAGGGAACAAGGCTCATTCTGTAGGTCAGCTTTCCTACGCCCAGCTGACCGCCACCAGCCTTCCCATGCTTCTGCACTGGGAGGACCGGGACTCCATGGCTCATTCTGTAGAATCCCGGGTTCCTTTTCTGGATTACCGTCTGGTGGAATTTGTGTTGAGTCTTCCCGATGAATATAAAATTTTTCAAGGGACCACCAAGTATGTCCTCCGCCAGTCTATGAAAGGGGTCCTTCCGGAAAGGATCCGTCTCCGGCAGGATAAGATGGCCTTTGTAACCCCGGCGGAGGTTTGGATGAAGCAGCAGGCACCCCAGTGGTTTATTTCTGAATTGAAGCAGGCAGTTGAGGTTTCCCGTGGGATATTGACCCCCCGGGCACTAGATCAGCTGGAGCAGATGCTGGCGGGAAAAATACCTTTTAGCTACTTAACCTGGCGGTTTATCAGTTTTGGCCGCTGGCTTAAGCAGTTTTGCATCAGCCTGCCTTAA
- a CDS encoding glycosyltransferase, with the protein MNLNIFVIPSWYPDAHNRVSGVFIREQVLAIGELRPHWRVAVSLGGQSAQSLSFRSPRHNYRIIKEYLQDSKNPVCEISPNVMELRKPVFRWTPRIARGNWPGVIAANLQNLQLTQELWKEVHLIHAHVSYPAGKIAMELSHQTQIPYVVTEHMGPFPFPVYLDSRGGLIPEVREPLKKAHASIAVSPFLAEKMKQFRLPDPVVVPNLVNETLFKPPKTFPDKGETPFRFLTVCAMVPEKGIYELLEAISIMVGKGSPDTQVVQFRLLGEGPEKHSARHRAQSLGISSYIKWLDSPSREEVRREFQQCDAFVLPSHYETFGVVYAEAMACGKPVIATRCGGPESMVNQQNGMLVEVKNVTQLSSALKQMYEGAGNYDSQMIRRDFMERFSREAVVNSLEKVYNKVKVIKCNY; encoded by the coding sequence ATGAACCTGAATATATTTGTTATTCCTTCCTGGTACCCTGATGCTCATAACCGGGTTTCCGGTGTTTTTATCCGGGAGCAGGTGCTGGCCATTGGGGAACTGCGTCCCCACTGGAGGGTTGCAGTCAGCCTGGGAGGGCAGAGCGCCCAAAGCCTTTCTTTTAGAAGCCCTCGGCACAATTATAGAATCATAAAAGAGTATTTACAGGATTCTAAAAATCCTGTATGTGAAATTTCCCCCAATGTGATGGAACTGAGAAAGCCTGTTTTCCGCTGGACGCCGCGGATTGCCCGGGGGAACTGGCCTGGCGTCATCGCCGCCAATCTGCAAAATCTGCAGCTGACTCAAGAATTGTGGAAAGAGGTGCATCTAATTCACGCCCACGTCAGTTATCCTGCAGGGAAAATTGCCATGGAACTCAGCCATCAAACCCAAATTCCTTACGTGGTTACGGAGCATATGGGCCCCTTTCCTTTTCCGGTTTATCTGGATTCCCGGGGGGGCTTAATCCCAGAGGTTCGGGAACCTCTTAAAAAGGCCCATGCTTCTATTGCCGTAAGCCCTTTCCTGGCAGAGAAAATGAAACAGTTCAGGCTGCCGGATCCGGTGGTGGTGCCAAACCTGGTCAACGAGACACTGTTTAAACCACCAAAAACCTTTCCTGATAAAGGGGAAACCCCTTTTAGATTTTTAACTGTTTGTGCCATGGTCCCGGAAAAGGGAATTTATGAACTTCTGGAGGCCATCTCTATTATGGTAGGAAAAGGTTCCCCGGATACTCAAGTGGTGCAGTTTAGACTGCTGGGGGAAGGGCCGGAAAAACATTCTGCCCGGCACAGGGCTCAAAGTTTAGGAATTTCTTCTTATATTAAGTGGCTGGACAGCCCCTCCCGGGAGGAAGTGCGAAGGGAATTTCAGCAGTGTGATGCCTTTGTGCTGCCCAGTCATTACGAAACCTTTGGGGTAGTATATGCCGAAGCTATGGCCTGCGGTAAACCGGTGATTGCCACCCGCTGCGGCGGCCCCGAATCTATGGTTAACCAACAAAACGGTATGTTGGTGGAGGTAAAGAATGTAACCCAGCTGTCTTCCGCTCTTAAGCAGATGTATGAAGGGGCCGGCAATTATGACTCCCAAATGATTCGGAGGGATTTCATGGAGAGATTTTCCCGGGAGGCAGTGGTGAATTCCTTAGAAAAAGTTTATAATAAAGTGAAAGTAATAAAATGTAATTATTAA
- a CDS encoding phospho-sugar mutase, with protein sequence MCLKNAVEQYEQWLSQVPQDHPLYKDLQELKNNQREIQECFGSCISFGTGGIRGIMGAGTNRMNSIVVGRTTEGLANYLLSQPNSGKKGVVIACDTRALSPEFSREAARVLASAGITVYLFEDCRPTPLLSFSVRYLKAQGGIVITASHNPPAYNGYKIYGEDGGQLVPSTAQEISRHIDKVPYKFIPLPPFKELQQQGLIKMVGEELDKAYLDCYGQHQIFSLNKMEDSSSLKIVYTPLHGTGGPLVKEILERFGFKNTYFVKEQQSPDSQFSTVATPNPEDERAFELALVKARELEADLILATDPDCDRVGVMIKGPNSSYRLLNGNELGALLLDYVLHTLKQNNALPPLSFVVKTVVTSDLGKEIAARYGVSMTETLTGFKYIGEQIELRDNIGGEHFVFGYEESGGYLAAPFVRDKDGVMGVLLICQLAAYHRERGLSLMEALQEIYRKYGYFKEKLMTVDAPGSEGLNYIKRIMEGWREEIPETIAGFKVCHRLDYSRPDTGLPEENSIKVVFDNGSWLCLRPSGTEPKLKIYLSARGDSQAEVEDIINSLSSEMAVWKLQGAAEKTEGGV encoded by the coding sequence ATGTGTCTAAAAAATGCTGTGGAACAGTATGAACAATGGCTCAGCCAGGTACCCCAAGATCACCCTCTATATAAAGATCTTCAGGAGCTTAAAAATAATCAACGGGAAATCCAGGAATGCTTCGGCAGCTGCATATCCTTTGGTACCGGAGGAATCCGGGGGATCATGGGGGCCGGCACCAACCGGATGAATTCTATTGTGGTAGGCCGTACAACTGAAGGGTTGGCCAACTATCTTCTCTCCCAGCCCAATTCAGGGAAAAAGGGAGTGGTGATCGCCTGTGATACCCGGGCTTTATCCCCGGAATTTTCCCGGGAGGCAGCCAGAGTGCTGGCCTCTGCCGGGATAACCGTTTATCTCTTTGAAGACTGCCGTCCCACACCGCTGCTCTCCTTCTCGGTTCGCTATCTTAAGGCCCAGGGGGGAATTGTAATTACCGCCAGTCATAACCCTCCGGCCTATAACGGCTATAAAATCTACGGAGAAGATGGTGGACAGCTGGTTCCCTCCACCGCCCAGGAGATTTCCCGGCACATTGACAAAGTGCCCTATAAATTTATCCCCCTTCCCCCCTTTAAAGAGCTGCAGCAGCAGGGATTGATTAAAATGGTGGGAGAAGAATTAGATAAGGCATATTTAGACTGCTATGGACAGCACCAAATATTTTCTCTAAATAAAATGGAGGACTCGTCCTCCCTGAAAATAGTTTACACCCCCCTTCATGGTACCGGAGGGCCATTAGTTAAGGAAATATTAGAACGCTTTGGATTTAAGAACACTTATTTTGTAAAGGAGCAGCAGTCACCGGACTCTCAATTTTCCACAGTAGCCACCCCTAACCCCGAAGACGAAAGAGCTTTTGAACTGGCACTGGTCAAAGCCCGGGAGCTGGAGGCGGACTTGATTTTAGCCACCGACCCTGACTGTGACCGGGTAGGGGTGATGATCAAAGGCCCTAACTCAAGTTACAGGCTTCTAAATGGAAATGAGCTGGGGGCTTTACTGCTGGATTATGTTTTACATACTCTTAAGCAGAATAATGCTCTGCCACCTTTGAGCTTTGTGGTAAAAACTGTGGTTACCAGTGACTTAGGAAAAGAAATTGCGGCCAGGTATGGAGTTTCCATGACTGAAACTTTAACCGGCTTTAAATATATCGGAGAACAGATTGAATTAAGGGATAATATCGGTGGGGAGCACTTCGTTTTCGGCTATGAAGAAAGCGGCGGCTACCTGGCGGCTCCTTTTGTCAGGGATAAAGACGGTGTCATGGGAGTTCTTCTTATCTGTCAATTGGCCGCCTACCATCGAGAAAGAGGCCTGTCTCTTATGGAGGCCCTGCAGGAAATTTACCGGAAGTACGGTTATTTTAAAGAAAAGCTTATGACTGTTGATGCTCCAGGTAGTGAAGGCTTGAACTATATTAAGAGAATTATGGAAGGATGGCGGGAAGAGATTCCCGAAACTATAGCCGGCTTTAAGGTCTGCCACAGGCTTGACTACAGCCGCCCGGATACCGGCCTGCCTGAAGAAAACTCAATTAAAGTTGTCTTTGACAACGGGTCCTGGCTCTGCCTGCGGCCATCAGGCACCGAACCCAAGCTGAAAATTTACCTTTCCGCCCGGGGAGATAGCCAGGCGGAGGTGGAGGATATTATTAACTCCTTAAGCAGTGAAATGGCTGTTTGGAAACTGCAGGGGGCAGCTGAAAAGACAGAAGGGGGAGTATGA